In one Paenibacillus sp. JQZ6Y-1 genomic region, the following are encoded:
- the miaB gene encoding tRNA (N6-isopentenyl adenosine(37)-C2)-methylthiotransferase MiaB, whose product MSKQTKDYSKYFDFSDAKVISEDENGKKIRIRGRDIHIVSEPNQREEKKRGKQDVQVMYENAVPEELRHIGIGKHYLVYTFGCQMNEHDSETIKGMLEQMGYQATESRDEADIILLNTCAIRENAEDRVFGELGHLKTLKLERPGLLLGVCGCMAQEEGVVNRIMQRHNFVDMIFGTHNIHRLPQLVQGALFSKEMVVEVWSKEGDIVENLPKKRQGMRGWVNIMYGCDKFCTYCIVPYTRGKERSRLPQDVIAEVRELARQGFKEITLLGQNVNAYGKDLEGMNYTFGDLMDDISKIDIPRVRFTTSHPRDFDDRLVEVLAQGGNLVEHIHLPVQSGSSEVLKKMSRKYSREHYLELVDKIYASIPNAVLTTDIIVGFPGETDEQFEETLSLVREVGFDSAYTFIYSPREGTPAASMEDNVPMEVKKQRLQRLNDTIKQYSRIGSEKFLGQVVEVLVEGASKNNEHVLAGRTRSNKLVHFEGADHLIGEFVHVQITDYKTFYIKGELVAEPAAIS is encoded by the coding sequence ATGTCAAAACAAACAAAAGATTATTCCAAGTACTTTGACTTTTCCGATGCGAAGGTGATCTCGGAAGACGAAAATGGCAAAAAAATCCGTATCCGCGGACGCGATATTCATATTGTTTCCGAGCCGAATCAGCGCGAAGAAAAGAAGCGCGGCAAGCAGGACGTACAGGTTATGTACGAAAATGCGGTTCCTGAGGAGCTGCGTCATATTGGCATTGGCAAGCATTATCTTGTCTATACATTTGGCTGCCAGATGAATGAGCATGATTCCGAAACGATTAAGGGTATGCTAGAGCAAATGGGCTATCAGGCAACCGAAAGTCGCGACGAAGCCGATATTATTTTACTCAATACATGCGCCATTCGTGAAAATGCGGAAGATCGTGTATTTGGTGAGCTGGGTCATCTGAAAACGCTGAAGCTGGAGCGTCCGGGCTTATTGCTTGGTGTTTGTGGCTGTATGGCGCAGGAGGAAGGCGTGGTCAATCGAATCATGCAGCGGCATAATTTTGTTGATATGATCTTTGGCACGCACAATATCCACCGTCTGCCGCAGCTGGTACAAGGTGCATTATTCAGCAAGGAGATGGTCGTCGAGGTTTGGTCCAAGGAAGGCGACATCGTTGAGAATCTGCCGAAAAAACGTCAGGGTATGCGCGGCTGGGTAAATATTATGTATGGCTGCGATAAATTCTGTACGTATTGCATCGTGCCATATACGCGCGGGAAAGAGCGCAGTCGTTTGCCACAGGATGTCATTGCGGAAGTGCGCGAGCTGGCACGTCAGGGCTTCAAAGAGATTACATTGCTAGGACAGAACGTGAATGCGTATGGCAAAGATCTGGAAGGCATGAATTATACATTTGGTGATTTGATGGACGATATTTCCAAAATCGATATTCCACGTGTCCGCTTTACCACCTCGCATCCGCGCGATTTTGATGATCGTCTGGTTGAAGTGCTGGCGCAGGGCGGCAATCTGGTGGAGCATATCCATCTGCCTGTTCAATCCGGTAGTAGTGAAGTGCTGAAAAAGATGAGCCGGAAATATAGCCGCGAGCATTATCTGGAACTGGTGGATAAAATCTATGCTTCTATTCCAAATGCCGTGCTGACAACCGATATTATTGTTGGTTTCCCCGGCGAAACAGACGAGCAGTTTGAAGAAACGCTGTCGCTGGTTCGCGAGGTAGGCTTTGACTCTGCGTATACGTTTATTTATTCCCCGCGTGAAGGCACGCCTGCCGCATCCATGGAGGATAATGTGCCGATGGAAGTGAAAAAGCAGCGCTTGCAGCGTTTAAATGATACAATAAAGCAGTACAGCCGCATCGGTAGCGAGAAGTTTCTCGGTCAGGTGGTGGAAGTACTGGTGGAAGGCGCGAGTAAAAACAATGAGCATGTGCTTGCAGGACGTACACGTTCGAACAAGCTGGTTCACTTTGAAGGTGCTGACCATTTGATCGGTGAATTTGTACATGTACAGATTACCGATTACAAAACATTTTACATCAAAGGCGAGCTGGTGGCAGAACCTGCAGCCATAAGCTGA
- a CDS encoding RicAFT regulatory complex protein RicA family protein — protein sequence MQQEHNEHQQGPVHAIPDLDTSGLHIREDIMAKTNQLASLISESEEVVHFQKAEQMIQSHERVQSLISQIKKKQKEVVAFESMRNQKMVASIEAEMEALQQEMDDIPLISDYQQSQVEINDLLQMVMSAIYNTVSEKIHVESGKDSPPPSCGD from the coding sequence ATGCAGCAGGAGCATAACGAACATCAGCAGGGACCGGTACATGCCATTCCTGATCTGGATACAAGCGGATTGCATATTCGCGAAGATATTATGGCGAAGACGAATCAGCTAGCATCGCTTATTTCTGAAAGTGAAGAAGTGGTGCATTTTCAAAAGGCGGAGCAGATGATTCAATCGCATGAACGAGTGCAAAGTCTGATTTCGCAAATTAAGAAAAAGCAAAAGGAAGTTGTTGCTTTTGAATCGATGCGTAATCAGAAAATGGTTGCTAGCATTGAAGCGGAAATGGAAGCATTGCAGCAGGAGATGGACGATATTCCGCTGATCTCGGATTACCAGCAATCGCAGGTAGAGATTAATGATCTGCTGCAAATGGTCATGTCCGCCATCTATAACACGGTATCGGAAAAGATCCATGTAGAAAGCGGTAAGGATTCACCGCCACCGTCCTGCGGAGATTAA
- a CDS encoding GNAT family N-acetyltransferase — MESSSYDRAPVSIREHQQGEELPISLLLLADPDEIAIGRYMKYCRWWLAEYEGLTVGACGALQRGGGEWELMNIAVLPDYEGQGIGSRLLKHVLEALEEAGGNEITVCTGNSSIGPLAFYQKLGFRITGVDTDYFVRQYGERIVENGIECRDRILLNRRLASPSSRSTRPSLLPGFQAGVYIRIAQVRDSGPLIRMKKKLDAQTTYMLLEPGERTMTEPEQRDMIRYALRSANSNIFLAEYEGQIIGYLEAMGGKVVRNRHTIYIVVGVLQEYANRGVGRRLFHTMLHWAEDRGVHRIELTVQSVNLRGLHLYRSLGFRIEGIQKDALLVNHQYVDLIQMSLLL; from the coding sequence ATGGAATCTTCGTCTTATGACCGTGCACCGGTGTCGATACGGGAACATCAGCAGGGAGAAGAATTGCCCATATCGCTGCTCCTGCTAGCTGATCCAGATGAGATCGCCATTGGACGTTATATGAAGTATTGTCGCTGGTGGCTGGCGGAATATGAGGGGCTGACGGTGGGCGCTTGTGGTGCATTACAACGCGGTGGTGGAGAATGGGAGCTTATGAATATAGCCGTGCTGCCGGATTACGAGGGTCAGGGAATCGGCAGCCGTTTACTCAAGCATGTTCTGGAAGCGCTTGAGGAAGCAGGCGGCAATGAAATTACCGTTTGTACTGGGAATTCCAGCATCGGTCCGCTTGCCTTTTATCAGAAGCTTGGGTTCCGTATTACAGGTGTGGACACCGATTATTTTGTTCGGCAGTATGGCGAGCGCATTGTAGAGAATGGCATTGAGTGCCGTGACCGTATTTTATTGAATCGTCGTCTGGCATCTCCTTCCAGTCGGAGCACGCGACCATCCTTACTACCGGGATTTCAGGCAGGCGTCTATATTCGGATTGCTCAGGTACGCGATTCTGGTCCATTGATTCGAATGAAAAAGAAGCTGGATGCGCAAACGACATACATGCTGCTAGAGCCGGGCGAGCGAACGATGACGGAGCCGGAGCAGCGGGATATGATCCGTTATGCATTACGTAGTGCGAACTCCAATATCTTTCTGGCAGAATACGAAGGACAGATCATTGGCTATCTGGAAGCGATGGGCGGCAAGGTAGTGCGGAATCGACACACCATCTATATCGTGGTCGGCGTATTGCAGGAATATGCCAACCGTGGCGTCGGTCGTCGTCTTTTTCATACGATGCTGCACTGGGCAGAGGATCGCGGTGTACACCGGATCGAGCTGACTGTGCAATCGGTGAATCTGCGGGGCTTGCATCTGTATCGCTCGCTAGGCTTTCGCATTGAGGGGATTCAGAAGGACGCGCTACTGGTAAACCATCAATATGTGGACTTGATCCAGATGAGTTTGTTGTTGTAG
- a CDS encoding PaaI family thioesterase, with amino-acid sequence MTEWDDVLQASEQMYWGLLGCRLVESHHEYIKIGLTATASHLNHMHIVHGGVMMSMMDQAMGMMAMAVQGGQPCVTTNMNTHFVQSMSEGELFASARVIHQAGRTMTLQAEITNSEGATGAIATATFIATRSK; translated from the coding sequence ATGACAGAATGGGATGACGTATTACAAGCAAGTGAGCAAATGTACTGGGGATTGCTGGGCTGCCGCCTAGTGGAAAGTCACCACGAATATATCAAAATCGGACTGACTGCTACAGCAAGCCATCTCAATCATATGCACATTGTCCATGGTGGGGTAATGATGTCTATGATGGATCAAGCGATGGGGATGATGGCGATGGCGGTGCAAGGTGGTCAGCCGTGTGTAACGACCAATATGAATACACATTTTGTACAATCCATGAGCGAGGGTGAGCTGTTTGCTAGTGCACGCGTTATTCATCAGGCAGGTCGCACAATGACGCTGCAGGCGGAGATTACGAACAGCGAAGGAGCAACCGGAGCCATTGCTACCGCTACCTTTATCGCTACTCGCAGCAAATAA
- a CDS encoding NUDIX domain-containing protein: protein MTDNNKQHTYDVKKYRTPDGAPADIVMFTLTKKERKTFTKTLPLRELKVMLIRRRSWPFAGKWALPGGFSRDNESLFEAAQRELKEETGVDARHLEYLGVYSKPGRDPRGWIISHAFFALVEEEVLEKRRAADDAEEVGLFTIEEALDKLELGFDHHDIIRDAYMRIQEQMLSTVIAKKFLPPEFTLSELYQVIKAVVPDFEEPNFIRKITSTRSRKGIIEEVRDDEGNPLSSNQYSQRPAQLYRFTGLIPRLSIYS from the coding sequence ATGACGGACAACAACAAACAGCATACGTATGATGTTAAAAAGTACCGTACACCGGATGGTGCGCCCGCCGATATCGTCATGTTTACCCTGACCAAAAAGGAGCGCAAAACGTTCACCAAAACCTTGCCTTTACGCGAATTAAAGGTCATGTTGATTCGCCGCCGTTCGTGGCCCTTTGCTGGTAAATGGGCATTGCCGGGCGGATTTTCACGCGATAACGAGTCGCTATTTGAAGCCGCTCAGCGTGAGCTAAAGGAAGAAACAGGCGTCGATGCACGACATTTGGAATATCTCGGCGTGTACAGCAAGCCCGGACGCGATCCGCGCGGCTGGATTATCTCGCATGCTTTTTTCGCATTGGTGGAAGAAGAGGTGCTGGAAAAGCGTCGTGCTGCTGATGACGCAGAGGAAGTCGGTTTATTTACGATTGAGGAAGCGTTAGACAAGCTGGAGCTTGGATTTGACCATCATGATATTATTCGCGATGCCTATATGCGGATTCAGGAGCAAATGCTCAGTACGGTAATTGCCAAAAAGTTTCTACCGCCGGAATTTACACTTAGTGAGCTATATCAGGTGATCAAGGCAGTTGTGCCGGATTTTGAAGAGCCGAATTTTATTCGTAAAATCACGTCGACTCGCAGCCGCAAAGGTATTATCGAGGAAGTGCGTGACGACGAAGGCAATCCGCTCAGCTCTAACCAATATTCTCAACGACCAGCACAGCTGTATCGGTTCACTGGTCTGATCCCGCGTTTATCCATTTATTCGTAA
- a CDS encoding cysteine hydrolase family protein, whose translation MKALIVIDYTNDFVDGKLPVGQPGIEIENRIVDVTNQFVEQGDWVVMAVDLHDEQDSLHPEASLFPPHNIRGTVGRELYGRLKQVYEQHQQQIYWMDKTRYSAFAGTDLEMQLRARGITELHLIGVCTDICVLHTAVDAYNKGFTTTVHEDAVASFNPAGHEWALQHFKGTLGANVVKG comes from the coding sequence ATGAAAGCACTGATCGTGATTGATTATACGAATGATTTTGTGGATGGTAAGCTGCCGGTAGGACAGCCGGGGATCGAGATTGAGAATCGGATTGTGGATGTGACGAATCAATTTGTGGAGCAGGGCGATTGGGTAGTGATGGCAGTTGATCTGCATGATGAGCAAGATTCCCTTCATCCCGAAGCCTCATTGTTCCCGCCGCATAATATTCGTGGCACCGTAGGACGAGAGCTGTATGGCAGACTGAAGCAGGTGTATGAGCAGCATCAACAGCAGATCTACTGGATGGATAAGACGCGTTATAGCGCCTTTGCCGGTACGGATTTGGAGATGCAGCTGCGTGCGCGTGGCATTACTGAGTTACATCTGATCGGAGTCTGTACGGATATCTGTGTTCTGCATACCGCTGTGGATGCGTACAATAAAGGATTCACTACAACGGTGCATGAAGATGCGGTTGCTAGCTTCAATCCGGCAGGGCATGAATGGGCGTTACAGCATTTTAAAGGTACACTTGGCGCAAATGTGGTTAAAGGATAA